From a single Nicotiana tomentosiformis chromosome 2, ASM39032v3, whole genome shotgun sequence genomic region:
- the LOC138904598 gene encoding uncharacterized protein produces the protein MYQQPNNAPPYPSQDPSSSNSEMGWIENMFKQMMEKNADFDTQLASHNTCIRNLEVQLGQIYQALNTRQKWALPSDTVVNPKGGNTGYAMAMTTRSGRGGVASTSNERKHVGDDVLVQDDDDPRNDVQANEEARIDIDKNVEETQEDVNPSRVHVTNMSEPVVPKAKVPMPRPPPPYPQRLAKKNNEDQFKKFIDMMKSLSINVLLVEALEQIPGYAKFMKDLVTKKRSMNYETIKMANQVSAMVHSMAPKLEDPGAFTIPYTIGSVYFAKALCDLGASINLMPYSVFKTLGIGQPRPISMRLQMADLTMKKPLGIIDDVLVRVDRFILPSYFVILDCEVDYEVPIIMGRPFLATWKALVHVEAGELTFRVGDENVVFHGCKSMRQPNSSEVCSFVDHVTEVIVDDTSAVINVEDTLEIVLLNHDEDEKEGFVECVNVVQGIGSYTYKPRKLSLDLENRKTPNKALNRGASHLGVKAFSFTPQVDATLAVLQRRKKAIGWKLADIRGISPAFCMHKIILEEDAKPSVEH, from the exons atgtatcaacaaccaaacaacgcgcctccatatccgtcacaagatcctagttcttccaatagtgaaatgggatggattgaaaacatgtttaagcaaatgatggagaaaaatgccgacttcGATacccaattagcctcccacaacacttgtatccgcaacttggaggttcaacttggacAAATTTATCAAGCTTTAAATACTCGCCAAAAgtgggcactacctagtgatacggtggtgaacccgaaaggtGGGAATACGGGGTATGCAATGGCCATGACAACAAGAAGTGggagaggtggagttgctagtacctcaaaTGAAAGAAAACATGTGGGCGATGATGTGTTGGTGCAAGATGATGATGATCCAAGAAAtgatgttcaagctaatgaagaagcgaggattgatattgataaaaatgtggaggagacgcaagaagatgtgaacccgtctagggtgCACGTGACTAACATGtcagaaccggtagtgccaaaggctaaggtaccaatgccaaggcctcctcctccataccctcaaagacttgcaaagaaaaacaatgaggatcaattcaagaaattcattgatatgatgaaaagtttgtcaatAAATGTGCTGTTGGTGGAAGCCTTAGAACAAAtaccgggatatgccaagttcatgaaggatttggtaacaaagaagagatcaatgaactATGAAACGATCAAAATGGCAaatcaagtgagtgctatggtgcactccatggctccaaagttggaagacccgggtgctttcacaatcccgtaCACTATTGGGAGTGTCTATttcgccaaagctttatgtgatttgggggcaagcattaacttgatgccctattctgtgttcaaaacgttggggattggccaaccaagacccatatccatgaggttgcaaatggcagaTCTGACAATGAAAAagccattggggataattgatgatgtgttagttaggGTCGACAGGTTCATCCTTCCCTCAtattttgtgatacttgactgtgaggttgactacgaggtgccaatcattatggggagacctttccttgctacatgGAAGGCCTTAGTTCATGTGGAAGCTGGAGagctcaccttccgagtgggcgatgAAAATGTGGTATTCCATGGttgtaaatcaatgaggcaaccaaatagcagcGAAGTCTGTTCGTTCGTGGATCatgtgaccgaagtaattgttgatgacacaagtgctgtgataaatgtggaagataccttggaaattgtgttgttgaatcatgacgaggatgagaaggaaggctttgtagaATGTGTCAATGTTGTGCAAGGAATTGGATCATATACTTATAagccccgaaaactttccttggatctcgaaaaccggaagactcccaacaaagccctcaatcgaggagcctcccaccttggagttaaagccttttccttcacacctcag GTAGAtgccacccttgcggtgcttcaaagaaggaagaaagcaataggttggaaattggcggatattcggggtataagccccgccttttgcatgcacaaaatcattttagaggaggatgccaaaccctccgtggaacattAA